One genomic segment of Stegostoma tigrinum isolate sSteTig4 chromosome 21, sSteTig4.hap1, whole genome shotgun sequence includes these proteins:
- the LOC125462984 gene encoding specifically androgen-regulated gene protein-like produces MPTGDTWIGQFPMDSMPSVSFVGSCNNVMSTNSAFSDEYLDYLSAEERECLMFLEETIDALDIEDNGVSTEELEQTEHSSRTANTLERPTLSHPELGDRQITEPDGKIPREVSANKSNSTEFISPKVVQENSGAHKFPRAVSPHSNKNCTDSTSSQMVRAKTGANTLPKYTQKPSAESKSMVSNQISESSRNPILSEDTRRRSNSAIVQHELVETKEEKTKLGPPTAPKPRKLPSNIILKSFQKNDNPMVPNTNSQSSFKVPKGASRNNGYNLSRDNSTDEEVKQARMQALSKLGLLSEPDGQKNSSASPPSLKTEGTSISQTVTASNETKRSQPKMPARNTNSLKRPTGIGPPLIHSAVAAVDPGMNGNANKMSSVTVGNANKVQWQLSSMNSSNLKRFTASGNAPPTMSLGPTRNSMPTTTALNPGMSNTLPIARRPANASEGEVKNINAAQWQFGATKASSLKRFGTASDNNQPSLYSGVAQTTSMGAASTFAENTSSRPRPVSICSEKDLSVKHGSTLEVVSSTKPGRKSFPITINHISAKFQRSPPKALNVQVAPLGPTSKDHREALRKLGLLKE; encoded by the exons ATGCCCACAGGTGATACGTGGattggacaatttcccatggatTCCATGCCCAGTGTCAGTTTTGTTGGAAGCTGCAACAATGTAATGAGCACTAACTCTGCTTTT AGCGATGAGTACTTGGACTATCTTTCAGCAGAAGAGAGGGAATGTCTCATGTTTCTTGAAGAAACAATTGACGCATTAGATATTGAAGACAATGGGGTATCTACTGAAGAATTGGAGCAAACTGAACATTCCAGTAGAACTGCAAATACATTAGAAAGACCTACGCTGTCACATCCTGAATTAGGAGATCGTCAAATTACAG AACCCGATGGAAAAATCCCAAGAGAAGTTTCAGCAAACAAGAGCAACAGCACTGAATTCATCTCCCCAAAGGTGGTGCAGGAAAATTCTGGAGCACATAAATTCCCCCGGGCAGTTTCACCACACAGCAATAAAAATTGTACTGATTCCACATCCTCACAGATGGTGCGAGCTAAAACTGGAGCAAATACCCTGCCTAAATATACCCAAAAACCTAGTGCTGAAAGCAAAAGCATGGTATCCAATCAGATATCTGAATCCAGCAGAAACCCCATTCTTTCTGAAGATACAAGACGAAGATCCAATAGTGCAATAGTTCAGCATGAATTGGTGGAAACTAAAGAGGAAAAGACCAAGTTAGGACCTCCCACAGCCCCAAAACCCCGGAAACTGCCATCCAATATCATATTGAAAAGCTTCCAGAAGAATGATAATCCAATGGTACCTAATACAAACTCTCAGAGTAGCTTTAAGGTTCCAAAAGGTGCCTCACGAAACAATGGATATAATTTGTCTCGGGACAACAGCACTGATGAAGAAGTAAAACAAGCAAGAATGCAAGCCTTAAGCAAGTTAGGATTGCTGTCAGAGCCAGATGGCCAGAAAAACAGTTCAGCAAGTCCTCCAAGTCTGAAAACAGAGGGGACATCTATCAGTCAGACAGTCACAGCAAGTAATGAAACTAAAAGGAGCCAACCAAAGATGCCAGCGAGAAACACAAACAGCCTGAAGCGTCCAACTGGAATTGGGCCTCCTTTAATCCATTCAGCGGTTGCTGCTGTTGATCCTGGCATGAATggcaatgcaaataaaatgtcaagtgtgactgtggggaatgcaAATAAAGTGCAATGGCAGTTGAGTTCCATGAATTCGAGTAATTTAAAAAGGTTTACAGCCAGCGGAAATGCTCCTCCAACCATGAGCTTAGGTCCTACCCGAAACAGCATGCCAACTACCACAGCCCTTAACCCTGGCATGAGCAACACGCTCCCTATTGCAAGAAGACCAGCAAATGCAAGTGAGGGAGAAGTAAAAAATATAAATGCAGCGCAGTGGCAGTTTGGCGCCACAAAGGCGAGTAGCTTAAAGCGGTTTGGAACAGCTAGTGacaacaaccagcccagcttgtattCTGGTGTTGCTCAAACGACTTCGATGGGTGCTGCGTCCACATTTGCTGAGAACACAAGCAGTAGGCCCAGACCTGTGTCAATTTGCTCTGAGAAGGATTTGTCAGTCAAGCATGGATCTACATTAGAAGTTGTATCATCCACTAAACCAGGGAGGAAGTCTTTTCCAATAACAATAAACCATATTTCGGCCAAATTTCAGAGGTCTCCGCCAAAGGCACTTAACGTGCAAGTTGCTCCGCTGGGACCAACCAGTAAAGACCATAGAGAAGCACTGAGAAAACTTGGCCTTCTGAAAGAATAG